A single genomic interval of Mangifera indica cultivar Alphonso chromosome 5, CATAS_Mindica_2.1, whole genome shotgun sequence harbors:
- the LOC123215627 gene encoding uncharacterized protein LOC123215627: MFTLKSAALRLVQSNQLQQQRWLHSRNKKAMELIAKGWSALKEVDRVIDYCELKDRRLIPLLKTAKENFELALEVDNSNTHARYWLSKLHLKYHVPGACKAIGAALLVEAANMGDPDAQYELGCHLRRENDYVQSDQQAFYYIEKAVDQLHPGALYLLGAVYLTGDCLKKDIASALWCFHRASEKGHAGAAIAYGSLLLRGVQVPESLTKFDSKKSSAVKRARINAQSPLMNPVEMAKEQFEVAARAGCDLGLKWLQRLEEEEKRLLAEDGSLASSS, from the exons ATGTTTACCCTAAAATCCGCCGCTCTCCGTCTTGTACAATCCAATCAACTGCAGCAACAG AGATGGCTGCACAGCAGAAACAAGAAGGCCATGGAGTTGATAGCTAAAGGATGGAGTGCGTTGAAAGAAGTTGACAGAGTTATCGATTACTGTGAACTCAAAGATCGGCGCCTTATCCCTCTTCTCAAG ACGGCAAAGGAGAATTTTGAGTTGGCTCTGGAGGTGGACAACTCAAATACGCATGCCCGGTATTGGTTATCAAAATTGCATTTGAAGTATCATGTTCCTGGGGCATGTAAAGCCAT AGGAGCTGCATTACTGGTAGAAGCTGCTAATATGGGTGATCCAGATGCCCAATATGAATTAGGTTGTCACTTGAGACGAGAG AATGATTATGTCCAATCAGATCAACAAGCTTTCTATTATATAGAGAAGGCCGTTGACCAG TTGCATCCAGGTGCTTTATACCTTTTGGGTGCAGTATATTTGACAGGAGACTgtttgaagaaagatattgCCTCAGCATTATGGTGTTTCCATAGGGCATCAGAAAAG GGACATGCTGGTGCTGCTATAGCATATGGATCTCTCCTTCTAAGAG GAGTGCAAGTTCCAGAATCCTTGACAAAGTTTGATTCAAAGAAGAGTTCTGCTGTAAAAAGAGCAAGGATTAATGCGCAGAGCCCCTTGATGAATCCAGTAGAGATGGCAAAAGAACAGTTTGAGGTTGCGGCAAGAGCGGGATGTGATCTTGGATTAAAGTGGTTGCAAAGACTTGAGGAGGAAGAGAAGCGATTACTAGCTGAAGATGGTTCCCTGGCCTCATCTTCATGA
- the LOC123216186 gene encoding uncharacterized protein LOC123216186: MGESHVVLDISSDEEKAFDEPEGDAYSWLSQLLCDDVDDSDEVVVLGEIKSKSSKSTVNDEDDDDCVVLDADPDKPVSADNNKASEGEGEGDGDGEEDDLVVVREKGQIACRDFPHPRHHCVKFPFSSTAHELHCDQCHCYVCDSVAPCAHWGSGVCDMDHCHATEKQEFWKSLRKNFRLQKDTPVPVKVPDASLSTTFSHLNRIPPRDIIQLASNCVPQNQLSRPGIVRTCSSSNRLNIPNIISQSRSRLLGPVVAKNRLQTRMVSQQSPLLRVRNNVIRRDRGLNGGNLGMFRRPGIAGGASTMNQTVYGSSNNSRGPYASQVTCTPVTQAKPTDGINMQWVPNMSQDSCTYQKGSETGTGSVFVSTVPSQSLVYSQTIPEPQLYSQPMSQQLIYSQPIPQLRIDSQPIPEPQVSSEPVPQPLGYAEHSSQSNNDLITGELGNQRENTKGPNLDLSDCDPWVNVIGSNQQPPIENCHLHRTGSTNEPLPFQDFNSHCNGGAKFHYSDHEFDDIWFQENRAVQVPEAYGPAHLVDAGMLLFDFETSFNGLAHV; encoded by the exons ATGGGCGAGAGTCACGTGGTTTTGGATATAAGTTCCGATGAAGAGAAGGCCTTTGATGAGCCAGAAGGGGACGCCTATAGCTGGTTATCCCAGCTTCTTTGTGATGACGTAGACGATTCTGATGAGGTGGTAGTGCTGGGTGAGATCAAGTCAAAGTCTTCCAAATCAACGGTCAAtgatgaagacgacgacgatTGTGTCGTTTTAGACGCTGACCCGGACAAACCCGTATCGGCTGATAATAATAAGGCGAGTGAGGGTGAGGGGGAGGGTGATGGAGATGGAGAGGAAGATGATTTGGTTGTAGTGAGAGAAAAGGGACAG ATTGCATGCAGAGACTTCCCTCATCCACGACATCATTGTGTTAAATTTCCTTTCAGTTCTACTGCACATGAATTGCATTGCGACCAG TGTCATTGTTATGTCTGTGACTCAGTTGCTCCATGTGCTCATTGGGGTTCTGGTGTTTGTGACATGGATCATTGTCATGCTACTGAGAAGCAAGAGTTCTGGAAATCTCTGCGGAAAAATTTTAGGCTTCAGAAAGATACTCCTGTACCAGTGAAAGTTCCAGACGCTTCTCTATCGACAACATTTTCACACCTTAACCGAATCCCACCTCGTGATATTATTCAATTGGCATCCAATTGTGTACCACAGAATCAGCTCTCCAGGCCAGGCATAGTCCGTACTTGCTCCTCTTCAAACAGATTGAACATTCCAAACATCATAAGTCAGAGTAGAAGCCGACTGCTAGGGCCAGTTGTTGCCAAAAACCGGTTACAGACACGCATGGTTTCTCAACAATCACCATTGCTTAGGGTACGCAATAATGTCATCCGCAGGGACAGAGGTCTTAATGGTGGTAACTTGGGAATGTTTAGAAGACCTGGGATTGCTGGAGGTGCCTCCACAATGAATCAGACTGTTTATGGCTCCTCAAACAACAGCAGAGGCCCTTATGCATCACAAGTTACATGCACACCTGTTACCCAGGCCAAACCTACTGATGGGATTAACATGCAGTGGGTCCCCAACATGAGTCAGGATTCATGTACATATCAGAAGGGCTCCGAGACTGGCACAGGAAGTGTCTTTGTGAGTACAGTGCCCTCCCAATCCCTAGTGTACAGTCAGACAATTCCAGAACCTCAACTATACAGCCAGCCTATGTCTCAACAACTGATATATAGCCAACCAATTCCTCAACTGCGAATAGACAGCCAGCCTATTCCTGAACCTCAAGTAAGCAGTGAACCTGTTCCTCAACCCCTTGGATATGCTGAGCATAGTTCTCAATCAAATAATGACTTGATTACTGGTGAGCTTGGCAATCAAAGAGAAAATACGAAAGGTCCAAATCTTGACCTTTCTGATTGTGACCCATGGGTAAACGTCATTGGAAGCAATCAACAACCTCCaattgaaaattgtcatctcCATAGAACAGGGTCTACAAATGAGCCATTACCTTTCCAGGACTTCAATTCGCATTGTAATGGAGGTGCCAAATTCCATTACAGTGACCATGAATTTGATGATATCTGGTTTCAAGAAAATCGTGCAGTGCAGGTGCCAGAAGCATATGGACCTGCACATTTGGTTGATGCAGGTATGctcttatttgattttgaaaccTCTTTCAATGGTCTGGCACATGTATAG
- the LOC123216187 gene encoding ribokinase-like isoform X3, translating into MSSDSLPPLPENRIVVGCGGVGLDYLAAVASYPNPDDKIRSTSLKFQGGGNAGNALTCTARLGLNPRIISKIADDPQGKSILEEFGADGVDTSFLVVSKEGNSPFTYVIVDNQTKTRTCIHTPGYPPLIPEDFPQSTMSAALDRARIAYFDARLPETAILIAQEAACRNIPILLDAERKRERLDDFLKLTNYAVCSAKFPQVWTEAPSVPSALVSMLLRLPNLKFVIVTLGENGCIMLERSKNVSVEGAELEEVDVESLLESLNQRKDESVAYPTCVSSLEMKLRADGIGTVSGRLFVGTAEKIPPSELIDTTGAGDAFIGAVLYAICASMPSEKMLPFAAQVAALGCRALGARTGLPHRSDPRLASYF; encoded by the exons ATGTCGTCAGATTCTCTGCCTCCTCTCCCTGAAAACCGAATCGTC GTAGGATGCGGTGGCGTGGGATTGGATTACTTGGCTGCAGTGGCTTCCTATCCTAATCCTGACGATAAAATCCGAAGTACAAGCTTGAAG TTTCAAGGTGGGGGAAATGCAGGCAACGCTTTAACTTGCACGGCTCGTTTGGGCTTAAATCCCAGGATAATTTCCAAG ATAGCCGATGACCCGCAAGGCAAGAGTATTTTGGAGGAGTTTGGAGCTGATGGGGTCGATACTTCTTTTCTAGTG GTTTCTAAGGAGGGTAATTCACCATTTACCTATGTAATTGTGGACAACCAAAC GAAAACTCGAACTTGTATACACACTCCTGGATATCCTCCCTTGATACCAGAAGATTTTCCACAATCAACCATGTCAGCTGCATTGGATAGAGCAAGGATTGCTTATTTTGATGCAAGGTTGCCTGAAACTGCTATACTTATTGCACAAGAg GCTGCTTGCAGGAACATACCTATTTTACTTGATGCAGAACGGAAAAGAGAAAGGTTGGATGATTTTCTGAAATTGACCAATTATGCTGTATGCTCAGCAAAATTTCCTCAG GTGTGGACTGAGGCACCATCTGTTCCAAGTGCACTTGTTTCCATGCTTTTGAGATtgccaaatttaaaatttgtcatCGTAACGTTGGGTGAAAATGGATGCATAATGCTTGAGAGAAGCAAAAATG TTTCTGTAGAGGGTGCCGAGTTGGAAGAAGTTGATGTGGAGAGCTTATTGGAATCTCTGAACCAGAGAAAGGATGAGAGTGTAGCCTACCCAACATGTGTATCATCG TTGGAGATGAAATTGAGAGCAGATGGGATAGGAACTGTAAGCGGGAGGTTATTTGTTGGAACAGCTGAGAAGATTCCACCGTCAGAGCTTATTGATACTACTGGCGCTGGGGATGCATTTATTGGGGCAGTTCTTTACG CCATCTGTGCCAGCATGCCTTCAGAAAAAATGTTGCCATTTGCTGCTCAAGTG GCGGCTCTTGGCTGTAGGGCTCTGGGAGCTCGAACTGGTCTTCCACATAGGTCAGACCCACGGTTGGCGTCTTATTTTTAG
- the LOC123216187 gene encoding ribokinase-like isoform X2 yields MISRCTYYSNSISFSSSFLSFSSSSTSLFPPLPSFPLSITSRFKMSSDSLPPLPENRIVVGCGGVGLDYLAAVASYPNPDDKIRSTSLKFQGGGNAGNALTCTARLGLNPRIISKIADDPQGKSILEEFGADGVDTSFLVVSKEGNSPFTYVIVDNQTKTRTCIHTPGYPPLIPEDFPQSTMSAALDRARIAYFDARLPETAILIAQEAACRNIPILLDAERKRERLDDFLKLTNYAVCSAKFPQVWTEAPSVPSALVSMLLRLPNLKFVIVTLGENGCIMLERSKNEGAELEEVDVESLLESLNQRKDESVAYPTCVSSLEMKLRADGIGTVSGRLFVGTAEKIPPSELIDTTGAGDAFIGAVLYAICASMPSEKMLPFAAQVAALGCRALGARTGLPHRSDPRLASYF; encoded by the exons ATGATCTCACGCTGCACGTATTATTCTAATTCCATTTCATTCTCATCgtccttcctttctttttcttcttcttcaacctctCTATTTCCTCCTCTTCCTTCTTTCCCTCTCTCCATCACTTCCAG GTTCAAAATGTCGTCAGATTCTCTGCCTCCTCTCCCTGAAAACCGAATCGTC GTAGGATGCGGTGGCGTGGGATTGGATTACTTGGCTGCAGTGGCTTCCTATCCTAATCCTGACGATAAAATCCGAAGTACAAGCTTGAAG TTTCAAGGTGGGGGAAATGCAGGCAACGCTTTAACTTGCACGGCTCGTTTGGGCTTAAATCCCAGGATAATTTCCAAG ATAGCCGATGACCCGCAAGGCAAGAGTATTTTGGAGGAGTTTGGAGCTGATGGGGTCGATACTTCTTTTCTAGTG GTTTCTAAGGAGGGTAATTCACCATTTACCTATGTAATTGTGGACAACCAAAC GAAAACTCGAACTTGTATACACACTCCTGGATATCCTCCCTTGATACCAGAAGATTTTCCACAATCAACCATGTCAGCTGCATTGGATAGAGCAAGGATTGCTTATTTTGATGCAAGGTTGCCTGAAACTGCTATACTTATTGCACAAGAg GCTGCTTGCAGGAACATACCTATTTTACTTGATGCAGAACGGAAAAGAGAAAGGTTGGATGATTTTCTGAAATTGACCAATTATGCTGTATGCTCAGCAAAATTTCCTCAG GTGTGGACTGAGGCACCATCTGTTCCAAGTGCACTTGTTTCCATGCTTTTGAGATtgccaaatttaaaatttgtcatCGTAACGTTGGGTGAAAATGGATGCATAATGCTTGAGAGAAGCAAAAATG AGGGTGCCGAGTTGGAAGAAGTTGATGTGGAGAGCTTATTGGAATCTCTGAACCAGAGAAAGGATGAGAGTGTAGCCTACCCAACATGTGTATCATCG TTGGAGATGAAATTGAGAGCAGATGGGATAGGAACTGTAAGCGGGAGGTTATTTGTTGGAACAGCTGAGAAGATTCCACCGTCAGAGCTTATTGATACTACTGGCGCTGGGGATGCATTTATTGGGGCAGTTCTTTACG CCATCTGTGCCAGCATGCCTTCAGAAAAAATGTTGCCATTTGCTGCTCAAGTG GCGGCTCTTGGCTGTAGGGCTCTGGGAGCTCGAACTGGTCTTCCACATAGGTCAGACCCACGGTTGGCGTCTTATTTTTAG
- the LOC123216187 gene encoding ribokinase-like isoform X1: MISRCTYYSNSISFSSSFLSFSSSSTSLFPPLPSFPLSITSRFKMSSDSLPPLPENRIVVGCGGVGLDYLAAVASYPNPDDKIRSTSLKFQGGGNAGNALTCTARLGLNPRIISKIADDPQGKSILEEFGADGVDTSFLVVSKEGNSPFTYVIVDNQTKTRTCIHTPGYPPLIPEDFPQSTMSAALDRARIAYFDARLPETAILIAQEAACRNIPILLDAERKRERLDDFLKLTNYAVCSAKFPQVWTEAPSVPSALVSMLLRLPNLKFVIVTLGENGCIMLERSKNVSVEGAELEEVDVESLLESLNQRKDESVAYPTCVSSLEMKLRADGIGTVSGRLFVGTAEKIPPSELIDTTGAGDAFIGAVLYAICASMPSEKMLPFAAQVAALGCRALGARTGLPHRSDPRLASYF, translated from the exons ATGATCTCACGCTGCACGTATTATTCTAATTCCATTTCATTCTCATCgtccttcctttctttttcttcttcttcaacctctCTATTTCCTCCTCTTCCTTCTTTCCCTCTCTCCATCACTTCCAG GTTCAAAATGTCGTCAGATTCTCTGCCTCCTCTCCCTGAAAACCGAATCGTC GTAGGATGCGGTGGCGTGGGATTGGATTACTTGGCTGCAGTGGCTTCCTATCCTAATCCTGACGATAAAATCCGAAGTACAAGCTTGAAG TTTCAAGGTGGGGGAAATGCAGGCAACGCTTTAACTTGCACGGCTCGTTTGGGCTTAAATCCCAGGATAATTTCCAAG ATAGCCGATGACCCGCAAGGCAAGAGTATTTTGGAGGAGTTTGGAGCTGATGGGGTCGATACTTCTTTTCTAGTG GTTTCTAAGGAGGGTAATTCACCATTTACCTATGTAATTGTGGACAACCAAAC GAAAACTCGAACTTGTATACACACTCCTGGATATCCTCCCTTGATACCAGAAGATTTTCCACAATCAACCATGTCAGCTGCATTGGATAGAGCAAGGATTGCTTATTTTGATGCAAGGTTGCCTGAAACTGCTATACTTATTGCACAAGAg GCTGCTTGCAGGAACATACCTATTTTACTTGATGCAGAACGGAAAAGAGAAAGGTTGGATGATTTTCTGAAATTGACCAATTATGCTGTATGCTCAGCAAAATTTCCTCAG GTGTGGACTGAGGCACCATCTGTTCCAAGTGCACTTGTTTCCATGCTTTTGAGATtgccaaatttaaaatttgtcatCGTAACGTTGGGTGAAAATGGATGCATAATGCTTGAGAGAAGCAAAAATG TTTCTGTAGAGGGTGCCGAGTTGGAAGAAGTTGATGTGGAGAGCTTATTGGAATCTCTGAACCAGAGAAAGGATGAGAGTGTAGCCTACCCAACATGTGTATCATCG TTGGAGATGAAATTGAGAGCAGATGGGATAGGAACTGTAAGCGGGAGGTTATTTGTTGGAACAGCTGAGAAGATTCCACCGTCAGAGCTTATTGATACTACTGGCGCTGGGGATGCATTTATTGGGGCAGTTCTTTACG CCATCTGTGCCAGCATGCCTTCAGAAAAAATGTTGCCATTTGCTGCTCAAGTG GCGGCTCTTGGCTGTAGGGCTCTGGGAGCTCGAACTGGTCTTCCACATAGGTCAGACCCACGGTTGGCGTCTTATTTTTAG